AGGCCGTGACGATTTCGGAAAGCGTGCGGCGCTTGCCGGCGATGAGCCGCGATTCGTGGAACAGCGCCGTTCCCAGCACGCTTTTCAGCGCCCGCATGTAGCGGCCCTCGTCGCCTTGGATCAGCGCCTCGGCCGCCGCCGCGCCGATGCGCATGGCGCCGCCCTGGGCGGGGAAGAAAACGGCGGTCGGCAGGGTTTCGGCCCCCGGCTCGATGGCGATGCGCCGCGGCTGCCCCTGGTCCAGGATCGCGGCGGCCGAGTTCGATGTCCCGAAGTCGATGGCGAGCCAGTCGTTGCGCATCCCTGTCCGTCCCCGTGCCCCTGTCCGCAAGGCCCGCGCTGCTAGCCTTTTGCGCGGCCGGGCGCAAGCGCGTCCGGCCGCGGGATGGGCGCGTTCCGGGGGGCGGTCCGGGCTGGGGGTCAGGTGCGATGCGCCCGCCAATGGTCGATGCCGGCCTGCGCCACCGCCTGGTCCTGCGCCGGCGTGCCGGACGAGACGCCGATGCCGCCGACGGTCTGGCCGTCGTGATCGACCGGCAGTCCCCCGCCCACCACCATCAGCCGCCCGCCGATGGCCGAGGAAATGCCCCAGGCCGGGGCGCCCGGCTGGCTGGCGGCGCCGTATTCATGCGT
This Paracoccus pantotrophus DNA region includes the following protein-coding sequences:
- a CDS encoding GlcG/HbpS family heme-binding protein; amino-acid sequence: MLTITRLDQADARLLIAGAEAHAREIGVPMCIAVTDESGQLLAFSRMDGGKVTSATIAIDKAFTAAAARKATHEYGAASQPGAPAWGISSAIGGRLMVVGGGLPVDHDGQTVGGIGVSSGTPAQDQAVAQAGIDHWRAHRT